From Rhododendron vialii isolate Sample 1 chromosome 10a, ASM3025357v1, the proteins below share one genomic window:
- the LOC131302700 gene encoding ALA-interacting subunit 1-like isoform X2, which produces MMDPEDAAGPSESPASASAAAAAKKKNSKKPKYSKFTQQELPACKPILSHRWVITAFISVGVIFIPIGLASLFASEQVVEIVDRYDKACVPSTYSNDALAYIQSAKTNKTCIRSLTVPKKMKSPIYIYYQLDNFYQNHRRYVQSRSDDQLRSKAYEYDTEDCDPESTTAGGPIVPCGLIAWSLFNDTYQLSYQKEDLEISKKDIAWKSDQQHKFGSDVYPKNFQSSGLIGGAKLNKSIPLSEQVDLIVWMRTAALPTFRKLYGKIEVDLEANQSIAVVIKNNYNTYSFGGKKTLVLSTTSWIGGKNDFLGIAYIAVGGLSLFMAITFALVYVIMPRPFGDPSFLTSNIITPAGQSN; this is translated from the exons ATGATGGACCCTGAGGATGCGGCTGGACCTTCAGAATCAcctgcttctgcttctgctgctgctgctgcaaaaaagaagaattcCAAGAAACCCAAAT ATTCAAAGTTCACTCAACAAGAGCTTCCTGCTTGCAAACCAATTCTATCCCACAGATGG GTCATTACGGCATTCATCTCTGTCGGAGTCATCTTCATTCCAATCGGCCTTGCTTCCTTGTTTGCATCAGAGCAG GTGGTGGAAATTGTAGACCGTTATGATAAAGCTTGCGTTCCTTCAACTTATAGCAATGATGCACTTGCATATATCCAGAGCGCCAAAACTAACAAGACCTGTATCAGAAGTTTAACG GTTcctaagaaaatgaaaagtcccatttatatatattatcaGCTCGATAACTTCTACCAGAATCATCGCCG GTATGTCCAAAGTCGAAGCGACGATCAGTTGAGGAGCAAGGCATACGAGTATGACACAGAAGACTGTGACCCAGAATCAACAACAGCCGGAGGACCCATAGTTCCTTGTGGCCTTATTGCTTGGAGTTTGTTCAACGATACATATCAACTTTCATATCAGAAGGAAGATCTCGAGATCAGTAAAAAGGACATAGCTTGGAAAAGCGATCAACAGCATAAATTCGGGTCCGATGTCTATCCCAAAAATTTCCAGAGTAGTGGCTTGATTGGGGGTGCAAAACTCAACAAAAGCATACCT TTAAGTGAGCAAGTGGATCTCATTGTATGGATGCGAACTGCGGCATTACCAACTTTTAGAAAGCTCTATGGAAAGATAGAGGTGGATCTTGAAGCTAACCAGAGCATAGCAGTGGTAATAAAGAACAACTACAACACATATAGCTTTGGCGGCAAAAAGACGCTGGTGCTTTCAACCACAAGTTGGATTGGTGGAAAAAATGATTTCCTGGGCATAGCATACATTGCAGTTGGTGGGCTTTCCTTATTTATGGCAATAACCTTTGCGCTGGTGTACGTAATTATGCCAAG GCCGTTTGGGGATCCATCCTTCTTGACGTCAAACATAATAACTCCTGCTGGGCAGTCAAACTAG
- the LOC131302701 gene encoding uncharacterized protein LOC131302701, which yields MLSRNLAQATTLSLSLAILLCIFFIPYNIRLKPPLLFSSNTTITITGTRDSNPRFSLLIGILTRADNYAHRNFLRLLYGIQSSPLAEIDVKFVFCNLTKPEQRVLISLEIMRFNDIIILNCYENMNSGKTYAYFSSLPRILPRRYDYVMKADDDVYLRLVPLAVSLNLLPRIDFYYGFVIPCASMNPFVSYMSGMGFLLSWDLVEWISVSDIPKNDTFGPEDKLVGQWLDVGRKAKNRFSNKPGMYDYPGTNGRCSHDLIPDTVAVHRLKRWDQWVHVLNFFNVTKGLKHSKLYSVELN from the coding sequence ATGTTGAGCAGGAATCTAGCCCAAGCTACaaccctctccctctctcttgctatTCTCCTCTGCATCTTCTTCATCCCCTACAACATCCGCCTAAAACCacctcttttattttcctcGAACACCACCATTACGATAACCGGAACTCGTGATTCAAACCCGCGATTCAGCCTCTTGATCGGCATCCTAACCCGTGCAGACAACTACGCTCACCGCAACTTCCTCCGCCTCCTATACGGGATCCAATCCTCTCCCTTGGCAGAAATCGACGTGAAATTCGTATTCTGTAACCTCACCAAGCCCGAACAAAGGGTGCTCATATCTCTCGAGATCATGCGATTCAATGACATTATAATCCTTAATTGCTATGAAAACATGAACTCTGGAAAGACTTATGCCTACTTCTCTTCACTCCCTCGGATCCTGCCTCGACGGTACGACTATGTCATGAAGGCCGATGACGACGTTTACTTGAGGCTCGTACCGTTGGCTGTTTCATTGAATTTGTTACCTAGGATTGATTTCTACTATGGGTTCGTGATTCCTTGCGCTAGTATGAACCCGTTCGTGTCTTACATGTCTGGGATGGGGTTTCTGCTATCCTGGGACCTCGTCGAATGGATTAGTGTATCTGATATACCTAAGAATGATACGTTTGGGCCGGAGGATAAGTTGGTCGGACAATGGTTAGATGTTGGGAGGAAGGCAAAGAACCGGTTCTCAAATAAGCCTGGAATGTATGATTATCCTGGAACTAATGGGAGGTGTTCACATGATCTTATTCCGGATACCGTGGCGGTTCACCGGCTTAAGAGGTGGGATCAATGGGTGCATGTCTTGAACTTTTTCAATGTAACCAAAGGACTAAAGCACTCCAAGCTATACAGTGTAGAGTTGAATTGA
- the LOC131302699 gene encoding uncharacterized protein LOC131302699 isoform X1 — MSSPLLLFLAWFGICEALEGVNAATGSTVNVGSNISKVEDASNFRIYYGQSFKVIKNSLDGKSYLLSQNNSRMASRTKYCTGRIKSFVIPLSNYSLDTSYFPVSFFELLGLLENLKGITSDTVASQCVLKLYNGGQIGYINKSEPQQLKQFTAHFISNSDQGQSCNFVTFLPAEEDSPLKRAEWIKYLGVFANVEVRANQVYAAIKENYICLTKAAASKTSFKPIVAWMEYNAGVWSFTKETYKLKLVEDAGGENVDNSINRFTYNISMPDDLDEFHAILCTVDVVIDETFASDPLGYNISTFLQNINLDDQSCFAFLMNQSLWRYDKRIQNNIPLDWYDGAVSQPQLVLADLIEALFPSGNYTTSYFRNLGKEEGVVNMSPEMCDRDSSIPMDPTLIACK, encoded by the exons ATGTCTTCGCCATTGTTGTTGTTTCTTGCTTGGTTTGGCATTTGTGAGGCTCTCGAGGGTGTGAATGCTGCCACTGGTAGTACTGTGAATGTTGGTAGTAATATCTCTAAGGTGGAAGATGCTTCTAATTTCCGTATATATTATGGCCAGTCTTTTAAGGTCATCAAAAATAGCCTCGACGGCAAGAGCTATCTCCTCAgtcag AATAACTCAAGAATGGCATCAAGGACGAAGTATTGCACGGGAAGGATCAAATCATTTGTCATCCCACTATCGAATTATTCGCTGGATACCAGTTATTTCCCAG TTTCCTTCTTCGAG CTTCTGGGACTACTAGAAAACTTAAAGGGGATTACATCAGACACTGTGGCTTCTCAGTGTGTGCTGAAACTGTACAATGGGGGGCAAATTGGGTACATCAACAAGAGTGAGCCACAGCAGCTAAAACAATTTACAGCCCACTTCATTAGCAATTCTGATCAAGGGCAATCTTGTAACTTCGTTACTTTCCTTCCTGCTGAGGAGGACTCACCTCTCAAG AGAGCAGAGTGGATCAAATACCTTGGAGTATTTGCTAATGTGGAAGTCAGAGCTAATCAAGTCTATGCTGCT ATTAAAGAGAACTACATTTGCTTGACAAAAGCGGCTGCAAGTAAGACGTCGTTCAAACCAATAGTAGCCTGGATGGAGTACAATGCG GGTGTGTGGTCTTTTACAAAGGAAACATACAAGTTAAAG CTTGTGGAAGATGCCGGTGGCGAAAATGTTGACAACTCCATCAACAGATTTACCTACAACATCTCCATGCCCGACGACTTGGATGAATTCCATGCCATTCTATGT ACTGTTGATGTAGTGATTGATGAAACCTTTGCTTCTGATCCATTGGGTTACAACATTTCCACCTTTCTCCAAAATATTAACCTCGACGATCAATCTTGTTTCGCTTTTCTCATGAATCAAAGCCTGTGGAGATACGATAAGCGGATCCAAAACAATATCCCTCTCG ACTGGTACGATGGAGCAGTGTCCCAGCCTCAACTGGTTCTTGCAGACCTAATTGAAGCTCTCTTCCCATCAGGAAATTACACCACCTCATATTTCAGAAATCTTGGGAAG GAAGAAGGAGTCGTAAATATGAGTCCAGAAATGTGTGATAGGGATAGCTCCATTCCCATGGACCCTACTCTCATAGCTTGCAAATAA
- the LOC131302699 gene encoding uncharacterized protein LOC131302699 isoform X2 codes for MSSPLLLFLAWFGICEALEGVNAATGSTVNVGSNISKVEDASNFRIYYGQSFKVIKNSLDGKSYLLSQNNSRMASRTKYCTGRIKSFVIPLSNYSLDTSYFPVSFFELLGLLENLKGITSDTVASQCVLKLYNGGQIGYINKSEPQQLKQFTAHFISNSDQGQSCNFVTFLPAEEDSPLKGVWSFTKETYKLKLVEDAGGENVDNSINRFTYNISMPDDLDEFHAILCTVDVVIDETFASDPLGYNISTFLQNINLDDQSCFAFLMNQSLWRYDKRIQNNIPLDWYDGAVSQPQLVLADLIEALFPSGNYTTSYFRNLGKEEGVVNMSPEMCDRDSSIPMDPTLIACK; via the exons ATGTCTTCGCCATTGTTGTTGTTTCTTGCTTGGTTTGGCATTTGTGAGGCTCTCGAGGGTGTGAATGCTGCCACTGGTAGTACTGTGAATGTTGGTAGTAATATCTCTAAGGTGGAAGATGCTTCTAATTTCCGTATATATTATGGCCAGTCTTTTAAGGTCATCAAAAATAGCCTCGACGGCAAGAGCTATCTCCTCAgtcag AATAACTCAAGAATGGCATCAAGGACGAAGTATTGCACGGGAAGGATCAAATCATTTGTCATCCCACTATCGAATTATTCGCTGGATACCAGTTATTTCCCAG TTTCCTTCTTCGAG CTTCTGGGACTACTAGAAAACTTAAAGGGGATTACATCAGACACTGTGGCTTCTCAGTGTGTGCTGAAACTGTACAATGGGGGGCAAATTGGGTACATCAACAAGAGTGAGCCACAGCAGCTAAAACAATTTACAGCCCACTTCATTAGCAATTCTGATCAAGGGCAATCTTGTAACTTCGTTACTTTCCTTCCTGCTGAGGAGGACTCACCTCTCAAG GGTGTGTGGTCTTTTACAAAGGAAACATACAAGTTAAAG CTTGTGGAAGATGCCGGTGGCGAAAATGTTGACAACTCCATCAACAGATTTACCTACAACATCTCCATGCCCGACGACTTGGATGAATTCCATGCCATTCTATGT ACTGTTGATGTAGTGATTGATGAAACCTTTGCTTCTGATCCATTGGGTTACAACATTTCCACCTTTCTCCAAAATATTAACCTCGACGATCAATCTTGTTTCGCTTTTCTCATGAATCAAAGCCTGTGGAGATACGATAAGCGGATCCAAAACAATATCCCTCTCG ACTGGTACGATGGAGCAGTGTCCCAGCCTCAACTGGTTCTTGCAGACCTAATTGAAGCTCTCTTCCCATCAGGAAATTACACCACCTCATATTTCAGAAATCTTGGGAAG GAAGAAGGAGTCGTAAATATGAGTCCAGAAATGTGTGATAGGGATAGCTCCATTCCCATGGACCCTACTCTCATAGCTTGCAAATAA
- the LOC131302700 gene encoding ALA-interacting subunit 1-like isoform X1 codes for MMDPEDAAGPSESPASASAAAAAKKKNSKKPKYSKFTQQELPACKPILSHRWVITAFISVGVIFIPIGLASLFASEQVVEIVDRYDKACVPSTYSNDALAYIQSAKTNKTCIRSLTVPKKMKSPIYIYYQLDNFYQNHRRYVQSRSDDQLRSKAYEYDTEDCDPESTTAGGPIVPCGLIAWSLFNDTYQLSYQKEDLEISKKDIAWKSDQQHKFGSDVYPKNFQSSGLIGGAKLNKSIPLSEQVDLIVWMRTAALPTFRKLYGKIEVDLEANQSIAVVIKNNYNTYSFGGKKTLVLSTTSWIGGKNDFLGIAYIAVGGLSLFMAITFALVYVIMPSRPFGDPSFLTSNIITPAGQSN; via the exons ATGATGGACCCTGAGGATGCGGCTGGACCTTCAGAATCAcctgcttctgcttctgctgctgctgctgcaaaaaagaagaattcCAAGAAACCCAAAT ATTCAAAGTTCACTCAACAAGAGCTTCCTGCTTGCAAACCAATTCTATCCCACAGATGG GTCATTACGGCATTCATCTCTGTCGGAGTCATCTTCATTCCAATCGGCCTTGCTTCCTTGTTTGCATCAGAGCAG GTGGTGGAAATTGTAGACCGTTATGATAAAGCTTGCGTTCCTTCAACTTATAGCAATGATGCACTTGCATATATCCAGAGCGCCAAAACTAACAAGACCTGTATCAGAAGTTTAACG GTTcctaagaaaatgaaaagtcccatttatatatattatcaGCTCGATAACTTCTACCAGAATCATCGCCG GTATGTCCAAAGTCGAAGCGACGATCAGTTGAGGAGCAAGGCATACGAGTATGACACAGAAGACTGTGACCCAGAATCAACAACAGCCGGAGGACCCATAGTTCCTTGTGGCCTTATTGCTTGGAGTTTGTTCAACGATACATATCAACTTTCATATCAGAAGGAAGATCTCGAGATCAGTAAAAAGGACATAGCTTGGAAAAGCGATCAACAGCATAAATTCGGGTCCGATGTCTATCCCAAAAATTTCCAGAGTAGTGGCTTGATTGGGGGTGCAAAACTCAACAAAAGCATACCT TTAAGTGAGCAAGTGGATCTCATTGTATGGATGCGAACTGCGGCATTACCAACTTTTAGAAAGCTCTATGGAAAGATAGAGGTGGATCTTGAAGCTAACCAGAGCATAGCAGTGGTAATAAAGAACAACTACAACACATATAGCTTTGGCGGCAAAAAGACGCTGGTGCTTTCAACCACAAGTTGGATTGGTGGAAAAAATGATTTCCTGGGCATAGCATACATTGCAGTTGGTGGGCTTTCCTTATTTATGGCAATAACCTTTGCGCTGGTGTACGTAATTATGCCAAG CAGGCCGTTTGGGGATCCATCCTTCTTGACGTCAAACATAATAACTCCTGCTGGGCAGTCAAACTAG
- the LOC131302698 gene encoding NAC domain-containing protein 54-like, which produces MAPVSLPPGFRFHPTDEELVAYYLSRKINGKRIELEVIPEVDLYKCEPWDLPGKSLLPSKDLEWYFFSPRDRKYPNGSRTNRATKAGYWKATGKDRKVNSQMRAVGMKKTLVYYRGRAPHGARTDWVMHEYRLDERECETNSGLQDAYALCRVFKKSATSPKIGDCVGSSSNQVSSDQSSGVDLHSEGKCEDVDGFGSDYQTPMDTTSSPTPGSTQNHTRGSNDENWMRYLADDAFSLTNQPFPNCGVASYPPSEVDIALECARLQHRLSMPPLEAQDFPQGGFVDMKTAQSSSTIHANTDEQDILQEILSVAQVSQELINQDSWSRSYAPSNDFSFLPHPEQVPRGMSMSTGDSSRFLGNASSLGVGSTDEGLKSERVVENLRWVGMSSKDIEKSFLEEFKAVPIGSISNFPTREGEMDDDCNNFNKYNEVVSNDFPLRFSDGTQNDDFLDDGDVDDDFSTTPSFEVYEKVEVHCGMLVSTRQVADTFFHQVAPSEIAKVYLIPAVMHNYSMAKADSPTKPKSKGIFGKTVSPMITIMALLLNYYCLYFGDQSLEDEKLSREILPASCSNVLKSRERDCSSETVAWNYRKKKIWFVEKIIGERISCVALKKILWAYLTIALAICSIWVHHIEPNCP; this is translated from the exons ATGGCACCGGTTTCGTTGCCACCGGGCTTTCGGTTCCACCCGACGGACGAGGAGCTCGTGGCTTATTATCTCAGTAGAAAGATCAATGGCAAGAGGATTGAACTAGAAGTCATCCCGGAAGTTGATCTCTACAAGTGCGAGCCATGGGACTTACCAG GAAAATCCCTATTGCCAAGCAAGGATCTGGAGTGGTATTTCTTTAGTCCTCGAGACCGTAAATACCCAAATGGTTCAAGGACAAATCGGGCAACTAAAGCTGGATACTGGAAGGCCACAGGAAAGGACAGAAAGGTCAATTCACAGATGAGGGCTGTGGGGATGAAGAAAACCCTAGTTTACTACAGAGGGAGAGCACCCCACGGGGCACGTACCGATTGGGTAATGCATGAATACCGGCTCGATGAGAGAGAATGTGAAACCAACTCTGGCCTGCAG GATGCTTATGCCCTATGCCGGGTGTTTAAGAAGAGCGCAACCAGCCCAAAGATTGGTGACTGTGTGGGCTCATCGTCTAACCAAGTGTCTAGTGATCAATCATCTGGCGTCGATCTACATTCGGAGGGAAAGTGTGAAGATGTGGACGGTTTTGGTTCTGATTATCAAACGCCAATGGACACAACTAGCTCACCAACTCCGGGCTCTACGCAGAACCATACCCGTGGTTCGAACGACGAAAATTGGATGCGGTACTTGGCGGATGACGCATTTAGCCTTACCAATCAACCATTTCCAAATTGTGGAGTGGCTTCTTATCCTCCATCTGAG GTTGATATAGCATTGGAGTGTGCAAGGTTGCAACACAGGCTCTCAATGCCTCCATTAGAGGCGCAAGACTTCCCACAAGGCGGCTTCGTCGACATGAAAACGGCACAATCGAGCTCCACCATCCATGCAAACACAGATGAACAAGACATTTTGCAGGAAATTCTCTCAGTTGCTCAGGTTTCTCAAGAGCTGATAAATCAAGACTCGTGGAGTAGAAGCTACGCCCCGTCTAACGATTTTTCGTTTCTACCTCATCCTGAACAAGTTCCTCGCGGCATGAGCATGAGTACTGGTGATTCTTCAAGATTTTTGGGAAATGCAAGCTCTTTAGGCGTTGGAAGCACGGATGAAGGATTGAAAAGTGAAAGAGTGGTGGAGAACTTGAGATGGGTTGGGATGTCTAGCAAAGACATAGAGAAG AGTTTCTTGGAAGAATTCAAAGCTGTTCCGATAGGAAGCATATCAAATTTTCCAACCAGAGAAG GGGAAATGGATGATGATTGCAACAACTTCAACAAGTACAATGAGGTGGTCTCGAATGATTTCCCCCTTAGATTCAGCGATGGTACCCAGAACGACGATTTTTTAGATGATGGAGATGTGGATGATGATTTTTCCACTACTCCAAGCTTTGAAGTATACGAGAAAGTTGAGGTGCACTGTGGCATGCTTGTTTCGACTCGCCAAGTAGCCGATacattctttcaccaagtagcGCCGTCTGAGATTGCTAAGGTCTATCTTATCCCCGCGGTGATGCACAATTACTCGATGGCCAAGGCAGACTCACCAACAAAACCTAAGAGCAAGGGCATATTTGGAAAAACAGTGAGTCCTATGATCACTATCATGGCTCTTCTATTGAATTACTATTGCTTGTATTTCGGTGATCAAAGCTTGGAGGATGAAAAATTGAGTAGAGAGATCCTTCCAGCCAGCTGCAGCAATGTGTTgaagagcagagagagagattgctcTAGTGAGACAGTTGCTTGGAATTacagaaagaaaaagatttggTTTGTTGAAAAGATCATAGGAGAGAGGATTTCTTGTGTGGCATTGAAGAAGATCTTGTGGGCTTACCTCACCATTGCTTTGGCTATTTGTAGCATTTGGGTGCACCACATTGAGCCCAATTGTCCTTGA